A genome region from Primulina eburnea isolate SZY01 chromosome 9, ASM2296580v1, whole genome shotgun sequence includes the following:
- the LOC140840556 gene encoding uncharacterized protein, with product MGLGIPICVQCGTRSNPCRCKVVGPTLGFLAFAAAALVEWPVGAFVYCFRHAKGRRIMAHPGAVVYPSVNRCIPI from the coding sequence ATGGGTCTTGGGATTCCAATCTGCGTGCAGTGTGGGACGAGGAGCAACCCATGCAGGTGCAAGGTGGTGGGCCCGACGCTTGGGTTCTTGGCGTTCGCGGCGGCGGCGCTGGTGGAGTGGCCGGTCGGGGCTTTTGTCTACTGCTTCCGTCACGCGAAAGGCCGCCGTATAATGGCGCATCCCGGGGCCGTCGTTTATCCCTCGGTCAACCGTTGCATCCCCATTTGA